A window of the Sabethes cyaneus chromosome 1, idSabCyanKW18_F2, whole genome shotgun sequence genome harbors these coding sequences:
- the LOC128745998 gene encoding uncharacterized protein LOC128745998: KHLRKDDTCWRLAISLEKRIAVVLHSRGSSAEYRTIGSLFGIGRTTTPPTPDKIAEFVGGFNKLGFPQCYGAIDGWHIEVGVPKDEATDYYNFKSWHSVILFAAVDHRYRFTYINVGVPGRANDSTIFENSKLKEMHCMNEVLIF, from the exons AAACATTTACGTAAAGATGATACCTGTTGGAGGCTTGCTATTTCGCTGGAGAAACGCATTGCTGTAGTCCTACATAGTCGTGGATCTTCGGCAGAATATAGGACCATTGGTAGTTTATTTGGCATTGGACGAActaccact CCACCAACGCCTGACAAAATAGCTGAATTCGTCGGAGGATTCAATAAACTGGGTTTCCCTCAATGTTATGGGGCTATCGATGGATGGCACATTGAAGTCGGTGTACCGAAAGACGAAGCAACGGACTATTACAATTTTAAGAGCTGGCACTCAGTCATACTTTTTGCAGCGGTAGACCATCGTTACCGGTTCACGTATATCAACGTCGGGGTGCCCGGGCGTGCAAACGATTCTACTATCTTTGAAAATTCCAAACTCAAAGAGATGCATTGTATGAACGAAGTcttaatattttga